From a region of the Desmodus rotundus isolate HL8 chromosome 7, HLdesRot8A.1, whole genome shotgun sequence genome:
- the NDUFB1 gene encoding NADH dehydrogenase [ubiquinone] 1 beta subcomplex subunit 1 isoform X1: MAGPRAPASAGAGGWARRCPWSWGRFWYRDRRMNLIQLVRDHWVHILVPMGFVFGCYLDRKTEEKLTAFRNKSLLFKRELRPNEEVTWK, from the exons ATGGCGGGTCCCAGGGCCCCGGCTTCCGCTGGAGCTGGAGGCTGGGCTCGCCGCTGTCCTTGGTCGTGGGGTCGTTTCTGGTACCGGGACCGCAG GATGAATTTAATTCAGCTTGTGCGTGACCACTGGGTACATATACTTGTCCCTATGGGATTTGTCTTTGGATGTTACCTAgacagaaagactgaggaaaagCTAACTGCCTTCCGGAACAAGAGTTTGTTATTTAAAAG GGAACTGAGACCTAACGAAGAAGTCACCTGGAAGTAA
- the NDUFB1 gene encoding NADH dehydrogenase [ubiquinone] 1 beta subcomplex subunit 1 isoform X2 has protein sequence MNLIQLVRDHWVHILVPMGFVFGCYLDRKTEEKLTAFRNKSLLFKRELRPNEEVTWK, from the exons ATGAATTTAATTCAGCTTGTGCGTGACCACTGGGTACATATACTTGTCCCTATGGGATTTGTCTTTGGATGTTACCTAgacagaaagactgaggaaaagCTAACTGCCTTCCGGAACAAGAGTTTGTTATTTAAAAG GGAACTGAGACCTAACGAAGAAGTCACCTGGAAGTAA